AAAGCCAATTTAATCAGTCTATTCACTTTGATCCTAATTTGAAGATGCCTTGATAAAAATACCGTAGAAGCTTCTATTCTACATCAACAGGAAACTGCATCAATCCTCTCGTGCCCCCCAGCCAGCACTCCCTCCACCCAgtataaaattacatttaagGCACTGGATGATTGCAAATCAGgttttgcattgttttaaaaGTTCTTATAAAAAGGGGACAATCCGCCCCACATTTCAGTCATTTTGACGCATGACATTTGGgatttttctgtaaaaagaTAACGCCAAAATTTTGTTTTAGATATTGTGTGTCTTACTGGAAAATATTCAATGTTAACTTTATAAACCCAATACTGCACATGAGAGGTGAAAAGAGTAGTGAATACGAAACAAAAGGGCACTTGTGCATCTTCAtcctttccaaaaaaaacaaaaaaaaacgcagtTCCCCGTCTGATTTGGAGCATTAGTTCGATGCTTCCTTCCAGCTGTGGTTTCTCCCAAAGTCAAAATTCCCCAGGAGCAGTACAGTTCTTctacatataaaaataaatactaagTGTCATCACGCTGCACGTTAGCTCCATACAGTGTGGTGTACCTGTGTCGGCCTGTGCGTAGAGCCGCTACAAGTGGTAGCTTTCACACTCAGACGAAGCTCCAGAGTTGGTGTCTGTCTGAGGGGTTGCAGAGGGCCAGAGAAGGGTGCTCATGGCTGGCAGTCAGACACATGTTCCATTCTGGCAAGTAGAATAACTGGTTCTATGTGAGGAGAAGACCAAACGGTTATTTCCTATACCATTTTAAACCAAAGTGTGTGAAACTACAAATCCGCAGCGCAGGAAACTCACCTCCTTCAGTTCCCATTTCTGCTCGGCTCCTACAGATGTGCTGCCGCCTTTGTACTGGCATTCCTCCATCTTCACCGTCCCCTCCGCCCCGTGTAAACACAGCTCCTTCTGCATGTTGTGTCTGATGTCGTGATGTGTGGAGAACTCAAAATACTACGGcagagaaaacataaaaatgacAACAACCTCCGTATTTAAATTGAATTACATTTCACAGATGCATCGGTCAGAGATTGGAGGGTAAATTGTCCGACTGACCTGGTTTCCTCCGAGTCCGTGACACGGATAAATGATCAGCGGTTTCCCACCCTCGATGTTCTCTCCGACGTCCAGGCATGCGTCTTTGCCGACATTTTTCACCTACAGGGGCGGAGAAGCGGAGGGGAGAGCGGTGGGAGGAAACGAAATGAAAAACTAACATCCAATGCAAGCTGTTCAAACAACTCCAGCCTCTGGAGTGCTTTCAGTGGTGTCAAATTGGAACTGCTCAGTACCCTCCGGAGATCCCAAGTGGAAACCCACAGCGGCGAGACAGAGCTCTGAGGTTTGGTAAGAAGAGAGTTGCGTGATCTTACCGAGCCAAAGCGGAGTGGGTTGAGATCAGGCATAAAGACTTCTGGATAAACGTTCTTCAAATACCACGAGAAGCTCTTGCACTGCAGCCGCGCACGGAGGTCCAAGCGCTTGGAGATCTCCCCGAAGGCCCTCTGTTAAAAAACAACGGGATCTTGAGCACAACGACACACTGCAGGCATGCTGGACAGTAACACGGCTAACTACAAAGCAACAACAGCAATCTAGACTTCATACGGTGACCTATTTTGAGTTCTGATGAAATATTTCAAGAATAGAATGAGATCACTTTTCAGATCAATTGGAAGGGCTTCGAATCTTTAAGATTGTCCTCCACACAGAAATTAGGCCTTCTGATGAGATCAAAGTGTGATCAAAGACAACAAAAGTATCAGAAACAAGACTTTCAGCAATAAAATGCAGTGTAAATTACTACTAGGTAAACAACACTAAGAGCTTACAGACGCAATAGTGTTTGGCCAAGGTCACTTTCGGAGTTTAGCAACTTGCCATTTGCTAATTTGCCACTGCACTCGAAATACAATAAAGctaaaaaatgtcacagtgGCCCTTGTGGAAGTTACACTGAGCAGTCATCCATTTGGAGAAATGTAACATATGATGCACTGCCTTCTTGAACAAAGTAATAACAGATACGTTTTTTATCAGCGTACCTTTCAAATGGAAGCTTAGTGACAATTTTAAAAGGGTTTGTAATGCTCTTGAAGAAATGAGAGCACTTACTACAGCGATGCTCACACTGGTGCACAGTGATAACTACTACACTGGATACTTTAAAGACGCCTTGTCTGTTTAAATCAGCAGGAGAGGGCTTGCCTGCTCTGTGAGCTACTACCCTGAGGGAACCATTTATGGCACCTCCGGGACCACATGTTGGGAAACATTGTGAGCTTCAGTCATctaacagaaaaaaagctccTCTGTCTGTTAACAGCTTCTAGCCCCTAATTGTTGATCTAATTCTCTCTTCTCATTTGCCTTACATTGCTACTGTAAGAATCAATAATTTGATTCTTTCTTACTTCTTCACGTACTTCTATGTCCTGAACATTATGTTCAAGGAAACACTAATTAAGACGACACTTTTATCAGGTAAAACTTTTACTTTGCCCCCCCTGTTAAAGCAACCTTACAAAACAGATCGAAAATCTCAGTGAAATTatcctggtaaaaaaaataatcatccAACTTAATGCTGCTCATTCACAGACATgagttgtatttgtgtgtccgtgtgtgtttgtgtgtgtgtgtgtgtgtgtgtgtgtgagggggggttgttgcACTACGTACATCTTTGGCCATCTGTGCAGCCTGGTGGTTACGACGGTAAAAAATCTCCTTGAAGTCGTCCATCCATACCTCGGCCAGTCGAACCTGGTTACGAGCAATTACTTGCGTGCCCTTGGGAAAGGTGTGGGGGCTCTTAGTGCGGAAAACATGGCCGACAATAGAGCAGGGAATGATCTCCAGCTGTCCGCCACACTGCCAGACCTGCAGGTCAATGGGAGACAGCACAAACAGACGCACAATGACGGGCGGTTGGAAACACCTACACGGCTGTCTGCAGGGTGGCAAGAGGAGAGACACCTACCCTAAAGGACATTTCAATATTCTCACCACCCCAGATTTCCATTTCTTCATCATAGCTTCCAATGTGGTAGAAATATTCTTTTGAGATGGAGAAGAGGCCACCAGCGAAGGTGGGGGTCCTACGGAGAGGAATCCGTTGATGTTTTTAATGATTTCAAACAAACCAATTTGAATTTATATCCAGTTTTCCTTCTATAtctgtgtaaatgtttttacttACTTGATGGGGAATGTTTCATCTTTCCTCCTTTGTTTCTCGTGATCCGGTAGACTCTCCCAGCCAAAGGACAAGGCCCAGTCAAAGTTGCCCCGGTTGTGGTTCTGGCCGTACGGCGACGGTTTTGTAAACTCAAAAGTATTGAGGTCAATGGTGGTTATGTCAGGACTCACTACTGCGGTGTAGTCCTCCGCTATCCTCGCCAGAAGGGGCTCCAGCCATCCATTGAAGCATTCACCTGTTAACACGCGCAAATCAGACAGACGGCGATCAGTAAAGCCCCTGGAACGTCGAGGCAGCGCGGCCGCGCCGAGGTGGCTGAGCCGTGGGTGTGTACGTCAGGGCGTGGAACTGGTTTTTCTCTGTGGTTTACGCAAGGAGTGTTGACTAACAGTGGGCGTCCAGAAAGGTGAGGGTTTCACCGGTGGCCACGGAGGCTCCCAGCAACCGGGCGGTGATGAGGCCCGTTCTCTCTCGCTGGCGGACCACTCGAACAATGTTCAGCTGCTTCAAATACTCATCCAGCCTGTCCTTCAGCGCATCTGAAAGTTAGAGAAGAACGTTatgaaaagcacaaacaaataatACCAGTGATTCTTGCATACGGTCTTCTATGTAAAAATGGCATTTTCGTTTCCTTCCTACACAAGACCCGCTTAACAGTTAAGGGAGACCCATCTCTAAGCACAACCTCTGTTAATTCCTCTCAGGAAAGTATTCACCAGCAGCCCCCCGGCTTCCTGTTGTAACCCAGTTCACGGGCCACAAAGGGAGCAGGAAGCTACTCTCCGAATGTTTTGTGGCTCACCAAAGAGCTGCCCACCCAACAAGCCGCATGAAACCAAAGACCCCACAAGAGTGCAGAGCGGTTCCTGAAGGGGCcccattgaatttttttttttttaccatccaCACTGGCGTCGTCCACAAGGATGATCTCCTTGAGGAGAATGGCCGGGGAGGTGTGGAGGACGCTGTACACCGTCCTCAGCAGGGTGCTCCAGCCCTCGTTGTGGAACACGATTATAACGCTGGTGGTCGGCAGGGAGGGGCATCGCTTGAAGGTTTGCTCGATACATctgcagcagggaggagaaagagcaCAAAGATCTGACTGTCCCGCGGCACAATAGTGTAGTTATTACATCTGCACACTGTCCCCTGTGGGGTGTCCCTTTCGGCGGCGACACCGCGTGTGTGGCAGCCTTAGAACTACCTGCCATATCGCAGCGGGGGAGACTTTGTAGTTTGCCACGAAAGATGGGCAATACATGGACGGGCTTTATGTGGGTGTCACGTGCCAACTGTCTCCTGACATGTTCCTGGACCGACATGCACTTTGGTGTGATGTAATTTGCCAAACACAACAGTGCTTCTTTCCAAAAACAGTAACCGGGCATGGATGCTGAAACAAAGTCCCAGTCAGAACAATCACTGCTGTGGTTTCTGCCGGagatttaccccccccccccccccccccccgggtgcaAGAAGCAAATCAGATGGAAATGTTTGGGTTGGGTCCAACACTGATCTGGTGCTCTTTTATCAGTTTAAATGATATTTAAATCCACAGAGTAGTAAATGGGGAAAGATGAACACCCACTAGGTGGTTCCAAAAGATAATCATGTGTTAATGCTaatcaaatgtattcaactaTGTTCAACAACACAATGATCACCTTTGTGCACATTTAGAGAGTAAAAATAGGTAAACATGAGGGGCTTTGCGCAGTTTTTATCAAAAAAGTGTAAGGATTGTAAAAATCGGCATACTCTGGGGGTCTGGTGTCCGGTCCGAGGTCTCTGCTCAAGGAGATGCGGTCGCTGGCATACAGGTTAAAGCAGTGTTTCTCTTCCCCCCggtccttctccttctgctcctccgggTTCAGCGAATCTGTGTGGAAAGGCTTTCCGGCTGCTCCGGGGGCACTGGGGCTCTGAGGCGGCCGCTCCAGAGCTGGTCGGAGCTCGGCGGCCGTGTAGCGGCCCGGCAGACAAGACACACCGTCTCCGCCGTCCGGCTGGCGCACGGGGGCCCCGATCTGCATCTTCGGGATCACGTCCCTGAAGTTATTGACGGCTCCCATCACCATGCCCAGCACGGCGTCCCGCTTCACCGCCATCTCCTTCAGCCACGGGTCCTCCTGTTGGCTCTGGCTCCCAACTTCCCATTGTATGAGGAACACGAAGGTGACGAAGACCAGAGCCACTACGGCCAGTTTGACGGGGTGCAATCGCCTTCGGAGGACCCTACGGAGATGGATCATTGTTCTCGGACGGAGAGCAGGCTGCTTACTGACGTTCAGCTGTAAATCGACACATGTTTTCAGATGTTGAGTGATGATTAACCAGCGTTAATGTAACTGTCAAATCCAAGACACGGTCAGACAAATTCAACATTCTCTGCATAAATACATAACAGCTTAGTGGCTGCATCACGGAGCTGTGCTACTTGGAACTctgtaataaaacaaagtacATAGCAGTTCATGTTGAAGCTAGAAGAAGCAcgcttgaaaaaaaatatgaaccAGTCACAAGATTCGATCGTCTtttgtgacccttttttttttttttttagaaaatcccCACTTACCATGAGACGCTGAGACTTCAGTTGGGAAAGACCTTTAAAGCGTTCTTGACGACCAAGGGCATCCTGCTTTGACTGGAGATCTTCTGTTAGTCGCTTGTACTCCAAAGGAACATTTCGCGgaggaagagaaacaaacaggagTCGCTCTGAGATCGGCTTTCACAGAACTTCCGTCTCGCTGGATCCAGGTGCGCTCTTCTCAGGTAGAGGGAGGAGACGCGCCGGCGCGCCTGCGCAAAGAGAACCTCTGCGTGTCACAATCCATACCTGGGACACATTTGAGAAACCACGACAAGATATTCataaaaaatccccaaaaagttTAGCGATTGTTATTCTCGAATCCAGAGAAGTatttgaaaaacgtttttttgtttctcaaagGAGAAACCTCGTTTTAAATACTACCGCGATGAAGCTAAAGAAAACTGAAGCGCTCTGCTGCTCGGTTTGACTTCGGGGATATTGCAGACGGAGGTCTCCACGGAGCTCCTCAGATTCAATAATGGTGCCATTAATAGGATTTGTTCAACTGGTCATTCACTGGGACAGTTGCTGGGTTACAAATAACGTAGGAACGCGCTGTAACAAcctccccccccaaacacacacacacgcacacaaacacacacacacgcacacacacaaacacacacacacagctcaccgCATCCAGTCGGGTTGTGAGAGAACACGTCGTCTTGCACACAGATTCAATACGAACGCGGACACGAACTTTACGCACATGGCGCAGCGCGCACCGGGGGAAACTCAAGCGTCCTTTCTCACGTGCATTTTTCTAATCACGTCTGAGCCTGCGTGGTGAAAAGTTGGCAAAGATGACACTCACGCGCACGGATTGTGGTTTGATCTAAtccgttgccccccccctccccgccgccccGGTTGGTCTTCATAAAGAGTCGAATGCCTGAGTGAGTAAAGACGCGGATACCAGCAGCAGGGAGTCTGATCAGAGCGCAGTTTGAGTCCTTTCTGCCTTTGACTCGCACGGTGACTCGATCTGCAGTGACCGTGTTCCCACTTCCCTTCCACGGCGGCTTCCACTTTATTATGTCCACTAAAATGTCCACTGTGTGTTCTGCTTTGCGTCTGCAGTCACGCTTGTAAATGTTTGAATATTTGGCATTTGTCAAATTGTCTCTTTTTTCAgctcaataaaaaaatacaatcatagcggaaatatattttatttgatatgaAATACAAGCTTTACACTATAATTATTTATCAACACACTAGTTGATATTCATTTTCTataaatgtactgtatgtcATTTTCACAGACAATGTACATGGGGATTTTagcaaatgaaaaatgattattaatttagtaaaaaaatacatactAACAAGCCATTTGGGTATTTGGTTTTAATTCCTTGAACTCCACTGCATTGTTTTCCCTCAGGATTGCCACAACCCAACAATTCATTTATTCAATGTTTTTAAGGAAGTTTTCTTCAAAAGAAACACCACAAATAACAACCCACTGAATGTATCGCGACACATAAAAGCTAAAGCTAAACAATAAAAGAGGACTTCAatcaaagtaacacatttatttattacagaaGCATTGACCTCATCtatttctctttccctctctcacacacacacacacacacacacacacacacacacacacacacacacacacacacacacacacacacacacacacacacacacacttccaacaCTACGATCTCAGAGCACCACGAGCTTTGTCCAggatttcctttttcatttttgggtaATTTGGATGAGCAGCCAAAACCTGTAGATGAAAGCAAAAATCTTTATCAGAATGAAACCAGAtcaaattataaaaatgtgaATAGGTGTCTTGAGAGTTGctatggataaaagcgtcagctaaatgacatgtactgtaatgtaatgtgtctcACCTTATGACACACATCTATGGCATCAACATGCCTCTTTGCTTTTAAGTAGTTGAAAGCCAGCTTGtaacctaaaacaaaaacagccatTACTTGTTAGAAATAGCCTttttatacatacataatacattTAGTCTGTTTGAATAGAAATGTGATTTTAGCTGTCATACCAATAGTTGGGTTCGTTCGATTTCCATATTTCCAAGCCAGTTCATAGTTGAGTGCTGCATCACGGAATGCCTGCTCCTTTTCCATTATGTAGCCCAGATACTCATAAGCCTTACAGCATGACTGTGGAAAAATTGGAAATTATtcacaaagaaacaacacaaatcaaaaaagaaaaagggcagAATTTTTGTGGGAATCGTACTGCCTTGCGAACCACATAACATTCAAACATGGACCCTAATTTTCGGCGGACCTTGTTATGGTTGAGGCATCTCTTCAACAGGTCACCGGCCATGTCGTACTTTCCCAAATGGATGTAGATGTCTGCCAAGAGCAGCCAGCTCTTCTCAAACTCATCGGCATCAACAAGGCTCCAGTTCATCTTAGCGATGCGTTTGAGCTGGTTCCTGGCTCGGGGAGTCTGTTTCAGCATCATGTAAGCTGTCGCCATGGCCAGGAGTGCCGGTACGTGGTCGCTCTGAAAGCAACCGAAGACTCCTGGTCAGACGGCACCTCCCCCACTATGCCACTTCCACTTGTTCACACCTAAACCCTACGGACTTCATCACTTTGAATGGTATTTTCACACAACAGTAAATAGAGAACAATACTATACTATATCTACTGTGTTAACACTCAGCCGGATGAAATGTAAAGTTTACAGTTCAAATAGAATTAGTGACATTAAGAGGGAGTTTGAACAATGCACAGCTCCTGGCACGAGAGAAATCTATCTTTGCACCAAATTCAGTTTACTTACTTCACTGTTTGCAATCTCTGTGAAAACACTAAGGGCTTTCTCCACATTGGCCTTCTGTTTAGTGGCCAGAAAGCAGTAGTTCTCCAGAATGCggagctgtgtgtgtcctcctggCGTCTGTGGCCTTAACTCCTTCAGCAGCTTATCCGCCGTTCTCACAGCGAGCTGCTCTGACTCCTGCTTCTCCGTGGAGTTCCTGGCGAAAGAAAAACGTGAGAATTAGACAGAAGTATTtgcatattatttattttgatttggaATCTTATGGGATCGAATGCTTCTACTGCCACTCACCCTATTTCACCATCTAAATTCTCAAATACTTCTCCTCCCATGGTGTCATTGTCAGGGTTTAGGTAGATTTCAATCATGTTGTACACAGCGTTTTGACCCCAATCATTGTCTTTCCTTGCTTTGTTGAAATGCCGCAGAGCATCATTGGGTTGTCCTGTGAACCTGAGCAGCAAGCATAAGTTTAGCCCCAAatcttaaaatgtatttcaccaTTTTTTGAGGAAAAGGTCCTCCAAACTTACCACAGATAAAGTCCATTGCAGTAGTTGAACCCAGGGTCAAATTTAGTCCTGGAAGAATGTTTTTCTGCCATATCAATAAATCTGGGAACTTCTTCTAACTTGCCGGCCCTCCTCAACAAGTCAATGAGACGTGACAGTGTTGGGTAGTTGTCTGAAAGAAACAGGCATTAGTTAGTAACATTTAGGAAACGTCAACTCATCAATTCACATTTACATTCGCCACAAATGCTTTGAAACGTGGCTCTGATGCACCTGGTTTGCGCTCCAGGAGTTGTTGGAAGTGGAAAACGGCCTTCTCGTAGTCCTGCTTCCTAAACATAATGTCAGCCATCATCTAAGAACAAACACATGTGAGAAATGACTTCTATGAATACGTTCCCAAAATAAAGCTCACGGCCTAAACTGTGGGGACAAGAAAGAGAAACCGAACCAGAGTGGCGTCTTCGTTACACTGGTCGCTCTTCAGAATGACGCTGCACTGCTCCTGGCATGCGTCAACCTCACCTAGAGTGAGGTACAGCCGGGCCAACTCCATCATCACCTAAGAGCAGCAAGTGAAATCATTTGCATTTATGTGACAACACACTTGTTGGAATAATGCAGGGTACATGAATCAGGCCTTTAAGCCCAACTATCAACAACTAAGATCACAAGCACCAGACTCTAAAAGATACCAGTGCTTGTTAACCACAGCTGCAGTCAACACACAGGATGTTTTTCATTCGGCTGCACTGACCTTGCGATCCGTCTCACAATACACAAGAGCTTCTTTGTAGAATTTGACTGCCCTCTCATAGCCCCTCTGACTTGTGTAGTGTTTCGCGATCTCAGCGCAGATCTCGGCGGCAAGCTGTTTCTGCGTGGGGACGGCGTCAGGCTGCTCCAACTGCACCCGCTTCAGCACCTTGGCCTGCACATCCCGGGCCTGTGCGGAGGGGAGATGTAATGTGTTTGTGAAGTCCTCatcaaaccaatcagaattgcATCACGCAATATGTGGAAAGATGACAACAACCACATACTCTTTGCAGGGAAAGGAGAGCTTCCTCATTTTTGTCCACCTTGTTTTGGACCTTTGCCAACAGCACCAGATAGCGGCAATCATCGGAGAGCGCCGGCACTTCGTCCACTTGGTACGTtcgaggaaaagaaagaaaaaagtttttaaaaaagtgtcTTCAACTCACTACTACGAGGATGTGATTAGCTCTACAGTTCGTTGTATTTGCTTACATTTCTTGCAATGCAACAAgtactttttttgtttatcaGTGCACAAACTGTCCTAATGACAAAATCCTCTAATGGCGTGTTTGAGGTCAGGGGTTCACTTTGTGCGTGTATTACTGTGACGCCTTAAGTACCTGACTCATGGGCCAAAGCTTCATTCAGAACTCCCTCACAGCGCGGATAttgcttcatcttcatcagcagCTCAGCCAGGTCGTAGCGCAGGAAGTTCTGCTGCTCCGTCTTCAGGGCTGCTTCGTAGTAATTTATTGCCTGTGTAACAGCAGCCTTGTGTGAACACTGTTATTTTTTCCCCATGAGTTAATCATGTTCATCACTCTTTAAATAAGTTTCCAACACAAACCTTCATGTAGTTATGAGTCTTGACCAGGGCTCTCCCAATCTTGCTGGCTAGGGCACCATCTTTGGGGGTTTTCTTCAGAGCTTGCTCATAAACCTCAATGGCCTTTTCGGGCTGAGGATAAAAACAAATTGCAAGTGTTTGACAATTTGTTGTAAATATTATTCAGGATGTCTATAACATGTAATCATTTACAAACTAACGAGGATTAAGAGCATATTGGGTAAGATTTATTTTAGTCGTGAATGATGCTATCTTACCTGTCATCACGACCAGAGTATGTGTCAATATGCCTGACATTACGAGGCTTGGCTCGCCTCCCATTTAATCACGCACACGCTTCATACTACTACTCATCCTACTAAGAGAAACATCCGAGGATCCTCTACATGAATGTTTAGGATTGTAGAATTGTAATACAACTCACAACGGTAGTGACCTTACATTAAACAGAGGCTACACATTTGAGTCATAttaatttatatattaattaatttataaatattaatttaatttataaaaTCACCATGAAGGACGATTTTTTCATTACACTTTTGACAATATCCATATAAAAAAGATACAGAACAATCACGTCTTCCACTTACTTCTTGAATGTTCATGTAGGCGTCACCTAATAAGAGGTATGTGTATGGGCTGGGCATCTTCTCAACCATTTCCCTGCAGAAAAGACAAAGATATCACATACACGTTCAATAAACTTTATTAtgcatacatacagtatgtcTAAGCAGGTGTGAGGCTCTGTTATGTTCTGCTGCATCTCAGCTCTTCAGACAAAACTAAAGGCAACTGTGCACATCTCATCTTCACTGGAGGAATGGCTTTAGATATGTTCAGCTACTATCTTACATCAAGATTTCAATACGCTTTCTTCGTACATTTCGTCCATATGTATTGCTTACCTGAAACAGCTGGCATACAGACGTTTGTCCTTCCTGTGGTTCAGATACGTGTATGCCATTTTCTCCTTGGCTTGGATGTAGTACGGCTGCTCCGGGGTAATGTTTCTGAGCATACTCAGTGCCTGCTCGGTGTCTCCGCGCAGCAGGGCCAAGTCCGCATTGGCAATGGTGACGCGTAGCTCCTCAGGGGTTCCCGAGAACTCATTGATGGCATCCTGCATCACCTTTGCTGCTTCATGCTGAAGTGTTAAACCCATTCATAAGTgtatacttttttttcatacaAGGCAAATGGGGGAAAGCCCACAAAACACTATAGTGATCAACCAATGAGACCAGAAGAGCACACAAGAGTCTTACATCCAAACTCTAAATGTTACCTGTTCTCCGTTGAGCCACAGGGCCTCAGCTAACTCCAAGAAGACGGAGACGCAGTCCGCAGAACTCAGCACAATCTTCTTGTGCTTGGATTTGGACGAGGATCCAGCTCTGCGGACACCTGGAAGACTCATGGCCATCTGCAGTGTCTGAATGGCCTCTGTCAGCTCACCCATTTTCTTCTTAGCCTGAGCATTTATCAGGTGGTACAACGGATGTTCTCGTATCTGGAATGTAAAAGACGTCACGGACATGCAGTGCATACAGTTACATATTACACATAAATGGGATTTTTACATTTGCCCTGCTCAGATAAGAAAATGGGCCCGTATTATCCAGTCAATGTTATGAAGCCAATAACTCTGGTTACCTTACCTCAAAGTTGTGGCTGAGGCAGAGTTCAAGAGACTGGGAAGACAATGGGAAGTTACCCTGTAGCAGATGAATCTGTGCCATTAGCAGATGAGCATCTGCATAAGAAGGACACTGGTCCAGACAGCGTTGTAAACTGCTCTGAGCAGCTACAATGTCACCTGAATGAACACAGAAGCaatgcagattaaaaaaaaaacatatgcagTAAAGATACCAAAACGTATTTTAAATGCAGCGCTCACCAGACTGATATCTGACTTTGGCTAGCAGGAAAACCCCTTGGGGTAGACCGGGGACAATCTTGACCACAGTGTCCAACAAAGTGGCACAGTGCTGAAGCTGAGGAGCCGAAGGCTGGCCCTGTGCTGGAGGCTGAAACAAGTCAAAGTTGTATTTAAGAAGATATattgaatataacaaaacaacaaacagtccAGCAT
The window above is part of the Gasterosteus aculeatus chromosome 16, fGasAcu3.hap1.1, whole genome shotgun sequence genome. Proteins encoded here:
- the galnt3 gene encoding polypeptide N-acetylgalactosaminyltransferase 3 translates to MLNVSKQPALRPRTMIHLRRVLRRRLHPVKLAVVALVFVTFVFLIQWEVGSQSQQEDPWLKEMAVKRDAVLGMVMGAVNNFRDVIPKMQIGAPVRQPDGGDGVSCLPGRYTAAELRPALERPPQSPSAPGAAGKPFHTDSLNPEEQKEKDRGEEKHCFNLYASDRISLSRDLGPDTRPPECIEQTFKRCPSLPTTSVIIVFHNEGWSTLLRTVYSVLHTSPAILLKEIILVDDASVDDALKDRLDEYLKQLNIVRVVRQRERTGLITARLLGASVATGETLTFLDAHCECFNGWLEPLLARIAEDYTAVVSPDITTIDLNTFEFTKPSPYGQNHNRGNFDWALSFGWESLPDHEKQRRKDETFPIKTPTFAGGLFSISKEYFYHIGSYDEEMEIWGGENIEMSFRVWQCGGQLEIIPCSIVGHVFRTKSPHTFPKGTQVIARNQVRLAEVWMDDFKEIFYRRNHQAAQMAKDRAFGEISKRLDLRARLQCKSFSWYLKNVYPEVFMPDLNPLRFGSVKNVGKDACLDVGENIEGGKPLIIYPCHGLGGNQYFEFSTHHDIRHNMQKELCLHGAEGTVKMEECQYKGGSTSVGAEQKWELKENQLFYLPEWNMCLTASHEHPSLALCNPSDRHQLWSFV
- the ttc21b gene encoding tetratricopeptide repeat protein 21B encodes the protein MEDEETTLALIRCYCYEKYFNHAVNTSAAARKKFTHDPIYTFFHAYATLMQDKIQEASMELDTLRDSRDVSLCTLMALVYAEKKKTNPEREVIQELDAKVKEDRKSASPKSLYYAGTFLWLLGRNDKARDYTERMIKLSGGSREGMILKAWIDVTSGKDAYARKAGKYFDEGLKEKADVFALMGKAQYYEYRQNYSGALEMVNKVIVSFPGFLPALTKKMKLLLSLQDWEQTINASHRLLQKDTNNLEALRMLALHSLCRDGDITESVKQLSNLIGSIEVMEPHNPELFYRMSLAFTRVCGRNEKVIEQTFRMVERAFSVASGDSDFATELGYQMVLQGRVKEAMKWYKTAMALDETSVSALTGIIRCQLIEGQLEDAEQQLEFLTEIQQSIGKSGELLYLRALLAVKKLRSPEEVTNLLNDAVDTHFSALQGLPLGVEYLEKLNPDFLLEIVKEYLALCPAKPPAQGQPSAPQLQHCATLLDTVVKIVPGLPQGVFLLAKVRYQSGDIVAAQSSLQRCLDQCPSYADAHLLMAQIHLLQGNFPLSSQSLELCLSHNFEIREHPLYHLINAQAKKKMGELTEAIQTLQMAMSLPGVRRAGSSSKSKHKKIVLSSADCVSVFLELAEALWLNGEQHEAAKVMQDAINEFSGTPEELRVTIANADLALLRGDTEQALSMLRNITPEQPYYIQAKEKMAYTYLNHRKDKRLYASCFREMVEKMPSPYTYLLLGDAYMNIQEPEKAIEVYEQALKKTPKDGALASKIGRALVKTHNYMKAINYYEAALKTEQQNFLRYDLAELLMKMKQYPRCEGVLNEALAHESVDEVPALSDDCRYLVLLAKVQNKVDKNEEALLSLQRARDVQAKVLKRVQLEQPDAVPTQKQLAAEICAEIAKHYTSQRGYERAVKFYKEALVYCETDRKVMMELARLYLTLGEVDACQEQCSVILKSDQCNEDATLMMADIMFRKQDYEKAVFHFQQLLERKPDNYPTLSRLIDLLRRAGKLEEVPRFIDMAEKHSSRTKFDPGFNYCNGLYLWFTGQPNDALRHFNKARKDNDWGQNAVYNMIEIYLNPDNDTMGGEVFENLDGEIGNSTEKQESEQLAVRTADKLLKELRPQTPGGHTQLRILENYCFLATKQKANVEKALSVFTEIANSESDHVPALLAMATAYMMLKQTPRARNQLKRIAKMNWSLVDADEFEKSWLLLADIYIHLGKYDMAGDLLKRCLNHNKSCCKAYEYLGYIMEKEQAFRDAALNYELAWKYGNRTNPTIGYKLAFNYLKAKRHVDAIDVCHKVLAAHPNYPKMKKEILDKARGALRS